A genomic stretch from Enterobacter oligotrophicus includes:
- the rpmJ gene encoding 50S ribosomal protein L36 produces MKVRASVKKLCRNCKIVKRDGVIRVICSAEPKHKQRQG; encoded by the coding sequence ATGAAAGTTCGTGCTTCCGTCAAGAAATTATGCCGTAACTGCAAAATCGTTAAGCGTGATGGTGTCATCCGTGTGATTTGCAGTGCCGAGCCGAAGCATAAACAGCGCCAAGGCTGA
- the rpsD gene encoding 30S ribosomal protein S4, whose translation MARYLGPKLKLSRREGTDLFLKSGVRAIDTKCKIEQAPGQHGARKPRLSDYGVQLREKQKVRRMYGVLERQFRNYYKEAARLKGNTGENLLALLEGRLDNVVYRMGFGATRAESRQLVSHKAIMVNGRVVNIASYQVKANDVVSIREKAKKQSRVKAALELAEQREKPTWLEVDAGKMEGTFKRQPERSDLSADINEHLIVELYSK comes from the coding sequence ATGGCAAGATATTTGGGTCCTAAGCTCAAGCTGAGCCGTCGTGAGGGCACCGACTTATTCCTTAAGTCTGGCGTTCGCGCGATCGATACCAAGTGTAAAATTGAACAAGCTCCTGGCCAGCACGGTGCGCGTAAACCGCGTCTGTCTGACTATGGTGTGCAGTTGCGTGAAAAGCAAAAAGTTCGCCGTATGTACGGTGTGCTGGAGCGTCAGTTCCGTAACTATTATAAAGAAGCAGCACGTCTGAAAGGCAACACAGGTGAAAACCTGCTGGCCCTGCTGGAAGGTCGTCTGGACAACGTTGTTTACCGTATGGGCTTCGGCGCGACTCGTGCTGAATCACGCCAGCTGGTTAGCCATAAAGCAATCATGGTAAACGGTCGTGTTGTTAACATCGCTTCTTATCAGGTTAAAGCGAATGACGTTGTTAGCATTCGTGAGAAAGCGAAAAAGCAATCTCGCGTGAAAGCCGCTCTGGAGCTGGCTGAGCAGCGTGAAAAGCCAACCTGGCTGGAAGTTGATGCTGGCAAGATGGAAGGTACGTTCAAGCGTCAGCCAGAACGTTCTGATCTGTCTGCGGACATTAACGAACACCTGATCGTCGAGCTTTACTCCAAGTAA
- the trkA gene encoding Trk system potassium transporter TrkA, with product MKIIILGAGQVGGTLAENLVGENNDITIVDTNGDRLRVLQDKFDLRVVQGHGSHPRVLREAGADDADMLVAVTSSDETNMVACQVAYSLFNTPNRIARIRSPDYVRDAEKLFNSEAVPIDHLIAPEQLVIDSIYRLIEYPGALQVVNFAEGKVSLAVVKAYYGGPLIGNALSTMREHMPHIDTRVAAIFRHDRPIRPQGSTIVEAGDEVFFIAASQHIRAVMSELQRLEKPYKRIMLVGGGNIGAGLAHRLEKDYSVKLIERDQQRASELAEKLQNTIVFYGDASDQELLAEEHIDQVDLFIAVTNDDEANIMSAMLAKRMGAKKVMVLIQRRAYVDLVQGSVIDIAISPQQATISALLSHVRKADIVGVSSLRRGVAEAIEAVAHGDETTSRVVGRAIDEIKLPPGTIIGAVVRGNDVMIANDNLRIEQGDHVIMFLTDKKFITDVERLFQPSPFFL from the coding sequence ATGAAGATTATCATTCTGGGTGCAGGACAGGTTGGCGGAACCCTGGCGGAAAATCTGGTCGGGGAAAACAACGACATCACCATTGTGGATACGAATGGCGATCGATTGCGTGTGTTACAGGACAAATTTGACCTTCGCGTCGTGCAGGGCCACGGTTCACATCCACGCGTGCTTCGTGAAGCGGGTGCCGATGATGCCGATATGCTGGTCGCAGTGACCAGCTCTGACGAGACCAATATGGTCGCATGTCAGGTTGCCTACTCGCTTTTCAACACGCCAAACCGTATTGCCCGTATCCGTTCCCCGGACTACGTCCGGGACGCAGAGAAACTGTTTAACTCTGAAGCGGTGCCTATCGATCACCTTATCGCGCCAGAACAACTGGTTATAGACAGTATTTACCGCCTGATTGAATACCCTGGAGCTTTGCAGGTGGTTAACTTTGCCGAAGGCAAAGTCAGCCTGGCCGTCGTGAAAGCCTATTACGGCGGACCATTGATCGGTAATGCCCTGTCCACAATGCGTGAGCACATGCCGCATATTGATACGCGCGTTGCAGCTATTTTTCGCCATGACAGACCTATCCGCCCTCAGGGATCAACGATTGTAGAAGCGGGCGATGAGGTATTCTTTATCGCGGCGTCACAGCATATTCGAGCTGTAATGAGTGAACTTCAGCGCCTCGAAAAGCCGTATAAACGCATCATGCTGGTTGGCGGGGGCAACATTGGCGCGGGGTTGGCACACCGACTGGAAAAAGACTACAGCGTGAAGTTGATCGAGCGCGATCAACAACGCGCGTCAGAACTGGCTGAAAAACTACAGAACACGATCGTCTTCTATGGCGACGCATCGGATCAAGAGTTACTGGCAGAAGAGCATATCGATCAAGTTGATCTCTTCATTGCTGTTACTAACGATGACGAAGCGAATATTATGTCCGCCATGCTCGCCAAGCGAATGGGGGCAAAAAAGGTGATGGTACTTATTCAGCGCCGTGCCTACGTTGACCTCGTTCAGGGCAGCGTAATCGATATCGCTATTTCACCTCAGCAAGCAACAATTTCTGCACTGCTAAGCCATGTTCGTAAAGCGGATATTGTTGGTGTTTCATCGTTACGCCGTGGTGTCGCTGAAGCCATTGAAGCGGTGGCACACGGCGATGAAACCACGTCACGCGTTGTTGGGCGGGCCATTGATGAAATAAAGCTACCACCGGGAACTATTATTGGCGCGGTGGTTCGCGGCAATGACGTCATGATTGCCAATGATAATTTGCGTATCGAGCAAGGTGACCACGTCATTATGTTCCTTACGGATAAAAAGTTTATTACCGACGTCGAACGTTTATTCCAGCCCAGCCCATTCTTCCTGTAA
- the zntR gene encoding Zn(2+)-responsive transcriptional regulator yields MYRIGELAKLANVTPDTIRYYEKQAMIDHEVRTEGGFRLYTDNDLQRLRFIRHARQLGFTLDSIRELLSIRIDPEHHTCQESKSIVQARLDEVEARIQELQTMQRSLQRLNDACCGTAHSSIYCSILEALEQGASGENRGC; encoded by the coding sequence ATGTACCGTATTGGTGAACTTGCAAAGCTGGCAAACGTAACGCCGGATACTATCCGTTACTACGAAAAACAGGCGATGATCGATCATGAGGTACGAACCGAGGGTGGGTTCCGACTCTATACCGACAATGATTTACAGCGCCTGAGATTTATCCGCCATGCACGTCAGCTAGGCTTCACGCTGGATTCGATCCGTGAGCTATTATCGATCCGCATCGATCCAGAGCACCATACCTGCCAGGAGTCCAAAAGTATTGTCCAGGCCAGGCTGGATGAAGTGGAAGCGCGGATTCAGGAACTTCAAACGATGCAGCGCTCACTGCAGCGCTTAAATGATGCCTGTTGCGGAACGGCACATAGCAGTATTTACTGCTCTATTCTGGAAGCCCTTGAACAGGGGGCCAGTGGTGAAAACCGGGGCTGTTGA
- a CDS encoding DNA-directed RNA polymerase subunit alpha → MQGSVTEFLKPRLVDIEQVSSTHAKVTLEPLERGFGHTLGNALRRILLSSMPGCAVTEVEIDGVLHEYSTKEGVQEDILEILLNLKGLAVRVQGKDEVILTLNKSGIGPVTAADITHDGDVEIVKPQHVICHLTDENAAISMRIKVQRGRGYVPASARIHSEEDERPIGRLLVDACYSPVERIAYNVEAARVEQRTDLDKLVIEMETNGTIDPEEAIRRAATILAEQLEAFVDLRDVRQPEVKEEKPEFDPILLRPVDDLELTVRSANCLKAEAIHYIGDLVQRTEVELLKTPNLGKKSLTEIKDVLASRGLSLGMRLENWPPASIADE, encoded by the coding sequence ATGCAGGGTTCTGTGACAGAGTTTCTAAAACCGCGCCTGGTAGATATCGAGCAAGTGAGTTCGACGCACGCCAAGGTGACCCTTGAGCCTTTAGAGCGTGGCTTTGGCCATACTCTGGGTAACGCACTGCGCCGTATTCTGCTCTCATCGATGCCGGGTTGCGCGGTGACCGAGGTTGAGATTGATGGTGTACTTCATGAGTACAGCACCAAAGAAGGCGTTCAGGAAGATATCCTTGAAATCCTGCTCAACCTGAAAGGGCTGGCGGTGAGAGTTCAGGGTAAAGATGAAGTTATTCTTACTCTGAATAAATCTGGCATTGGCCCTGTGACTGCAGCCGACATCACCCACGACGGTGATGTTGAAATCGTCAAGCCGCAGCACGTGATCTGCCACCTGACCGATGAGAACGCGGCTATTAGCATGCGTATCAAAGTTCAGCGCGGTCGTGGTTATGTGCCGGCTTCTGCCCGAATTCATTCGGAAGAAGATGAGCGCCCAATCGGCCGTCTGCTGGTCGACGCATGCTACAGCCCTGTAGAGCGTATTGCCTACAATGTTGAAGCAGCGCGTGTAGAACAGCGTACCGACCTGGACAAGCTGGTCATCGAAATGGAAACCAACGGCACAATCGATCCTGAAGAGGCGATTCGTCGTGCGGCAACCATCCTGGCAGAACAACTGGAAGCTTTCGTTGACTTACGTGATGTACGTCAGCCGGAAGTGAAAGAAGAGAAACCAGAATTCGATCCGATCCTGCTGCGCCCTGTTGACGATCTGGAATTGACTGTCCGCTCTGCTAACTGCCTCAAGGCAGAAGCTATCCACTATATCGGTGATCTGGTACAGCGTACCGAGGTTGAGTTGCTGAAAACGCCGAACCTGGGTAAAAAATCTCTTACCGAGATTAAAGACGTGCTGGCTTCACGTGGTCTGTCTCTGGGCATGCGCCTGGAAAACTGGCCACCAGCAAGCATTGCTGACGAGTAA
- the rpsM gene encoding 30S ribosomal protein S13: MARIAGINIPDQKHAVIALTSIYGIGKTRSKAILAAAGIAEDVKISELSEGQIDTLRDEVAKFVVEGDLRREISMSIKRLMDLGCYRGLRHRRGLPVRGQRTKTNARTRKGPRKPIKK, encoded by the coding sequence GTGGCCCGTATAGCAGGCATTAACATTCCTGATCAGAAACATGCTGTGATCGCATTAACTTCGATCTACGGCATCGGCAAGACCCGTTCTAAAGCCATCCTGGCTGCAGCGGGTATCGCTGAAGATGTTAAGATCAGTGAGCTGTCTGAAGGACAAATCGACACGCTGCGTGACGAAGTTGCCAAATTTGTCGTTGAAGGTGATCTGCGCCGTGAAATCAGCATGAGCATCAAGCGCCTGATGGATCTTGGTTGCTATCGCGGTTTGCGTCATCGTCGTGGTCTGCCAGTGCGCGGTCAGCGTACTAAGACCAACGCACGTACCCGTAAGGGTCCGCGCAAACCGATCAAGAAATAA
- a CDS encoding alternative ribosome-rescue factor A — protein sequence MSRYQHTKGQIKDNAIEALLHDPLFRQRVEKSKKGKGSYLRKGKHAKRGNWEASGKQANRLFTTGLPAFNG from the coding sequence ATGAGTCGCTATCAGCACACGAAGGGACAAATTAAGGACAATGCCATTGAGGCTCTACTTCACGACCCGCTTTTCAGACAGCGCGTTGAGAAAAGCAAAAAGGGGAAAGGAAGTTATCTGCGTAAAGGCAAACATGCAAAACGGGGTAACTGGGAGGCCAGTGGCAAGCAAGCGAATCGCTTATTTACCACTGGCCTTCCTGCTTTCAACGGCTGA
- the mscL gene encoding large-conductance mechanosensitive channel protein MscL yields the protein MSFIKEFREFAMRGNVVDLAVGVIIGAAFGKIVSSLVADIIMPPLGLLIGGIDFKQFAFTLREAQGDIPAVVMHYGVFIQNVFDFVIVAFAIFMAIKLINKLNRKKEEPAAAPAPTKEEVLLSEIRDLLKEQNNRS from the coding sequence ATGAGTTTTATTAAAGAATTTCGCGAATTTGCGATGCGCGGGAATGTGGTGGATTTGGCAGTGGGTGTCATTATTGGTGCGGCGTTCGGTAAGATCGTATCATCATTAGTAGCCGACATTATCATGCCACCGTTAGGGCTATTAATTGGGGGCATTGATTTCAAACAATTCGCCTTCACGCTGCGTGAGGCTCAAGGGGATATCCCGGCGGTCGTCATGCATTATGGCGTATTCATTCAGAACGTATTTGATTTCGTGATTGTAGCGTTCGCTATTTTTATGGCTATTAAGCTCATCAACAAACTTAACCGTAAAAAAGAAGAGCCGGCTGCAGCGCCCGCACCGACTAAAGAAGAAGTCTTGCTGAGCGAAATTCGCGATCTGTTAAAAGAGCAGAATAATCGCTCTTAA
- the rpsK gene encoding 30S ribosomal protein S11, whose product MAKAPIRARKRVRKQVSDGVAHIHASFNNTIVTITDRQGNALGWATAGGSGFRGSRKSTPFAAQVAAERCAEAVKEYGIKNLEVMVKGPGPGRESTVRALNAAGFRITNITDVTPIPHNGCRPPKKRRV is encoded by the coding sequence ATGGCAAAGGCACCAATTCGTGCACGTAAACGTGTAAGAAAACAAGTCTCTGACGGCGTGGCTCATATCCATGCTTCTTTCAACAACACCATCGTTACCATTACTGATCGTCAGGGTAACGCATTGGGTTGGGCAACAGCCGGTGGTTCCGGTTTCCGTGGTTCTCGCAAATCCACTCCGTTTGCAGCTCAGGTTGCAGCAGAGCGTTGCGCTGAAGCCGTAAAAGAATACGGCATCAAGAATCTGGAAGTTATGGTTAAAGGTCCGGGTCCGGGTCGTGAATCTACTGTTCGCGCTCTGAACGCCGCTGGTTTCCGCATCACGAATATTACTGATGTGACTCCGATCCCTCATAACGGTTGTCGTCCGCCGAAAAAACGTCGCGTATAA
- a CDS encoding DUF1992 domain-containing protein translates to MWLLDQWAERHISDAQRKGDFDNLPGSGEPLVLDDDSFIAPELRAGYRLLKNAGCLPPELEQRKEAVELADLLKGIREDDPRHKELSRRLALVELKLRQAGMNTDFLRGEYSERLMQKINEE, encoded by the coding sequence ATGTGGTTGCTCGACCAGTGGGCAGAACGCCATATCAGCGATGCCCAACGAAAAGGCGATTTCGATAACCTTCCGGGTAGCGGCGAGCCATTAGTGCTTGATGATGACTCCTTTATCGCGCCTGAACTACGAGCGGGTTATCGCTTACTCAAAAATGCCGGTTGCCTGCCACCGGAACTTGAACAGCGCAAAGAAGCAGTGGAACTTGCAGACCTGCTTAAAGGCATTCGTGAAGATGATCCACGACACAAAGAACTTAGCCGTCGCCTGGCGCTCGTTGAGCTTAAGCTACGGCAGGCGGGTATGAATACTGACTTTCTGCGTGGAGAGTACAGCGAAAGGTTAATGCAGAAGATTAATGAGGAGTAA
- the rplQ gene encoding 50S ribosomal protein L17 has protein sequence MRHRKSGRQLNRNSSHRQAMFRNMAGSLVRHEIIKTTLPKAKELRRVVEPLITLAKTDSVANRRLAFARTRDNEIVAKLFNELGPRFASRAGGYTRILKCGFRAGDNAPMAYIELVDRSEKAEAAAE, from the coding sequence ATGCGCCATCGTAAGAGTGGTCGTCAACTGAACCGCAACAGCAGCCATCGCCAGGCTATGTTCCGCAACATGGCAGGTTCACTGGTTCGTCATGAGATCATCAAGACGACCCTGCCTAAAGCGAAAGAGCTGCGTCGCGTAGTTGAGCCGCTGATTACTCTTGCCAAGACTGACAGCGTTGCTAATCGTCGTCTGGCATTCGCCCGTACTCGTGATAACGAGATCGTGGCAAAACTGTTTAACGAACTGGGCCCGCGTTTCGCGAGCCGTGCCGGTGGTTACACTCGCATTCTGAAGTGTGGCTTCCGTGCAGGCGACAATGCGCCGATGGCTTACATCGAGCTGGTTGATCGTTCAGAGAAAGCAGAAGCTGCTGCAGAGTAA